One region of Trichosurus vulpecula isolate mTriVul1 chromosome 1, mTriVul1.pri, whole genome shotgun sequence genomic DNA includes:
- the CHST12 gene encoding carbohydrate sulfotransferase 12: protein MTKMRLLRLWIVLGSVFMILLIIVYWDNVGTAHFYLHTSFSRPHPPGVLPTTAKDEEREFVSDVDEFLDKLLSSGGRQNDPLRKKTEQPPLHGSSKPILGNMEESVRGYDWSTRDAKQNPDQEKLQAERRNMLREFCANSSFIFPTKNRSFDDIPNYELNHLIVDDRHGIIYCYVPKVACTNWKRVMIVLSESLLDQGIPYKDPLDIPREHVHNTSTHLTFNKFWRRYGKFSRHLMKIKLKKYTKFLFVRDPFVRLISAFRSKFELENDEFYRRFAVPMLKLYSNHTSLPTSVSEAFSAGLKVSFPDFIQYLIDPRTEKLAPFNEHWRQVYRLCHPCQIDYDFVGKLETLDEDAAQLLQLLKVDKLLHFPPSYRNRTASSWEEDWFAKIPLAWRQQLYKLYEADFVLFGYPKPENLLKD from the coding sequence ATGACCAAGATGAGACTCTTGAGACTTTGGATTGTCCTGGGATCTGTCTTTATGATTCTTTTGATCATTGTTTACTGGGACAATGTGGGGACAGCACACTTCTACTTGCACACATCATTTTCCAGACCTCATCCTCCGGGGGTCCTTCCCACCACTGCaaaggatgaagaaagagaatttgtatCAGATGTAGATGAATTTCTAGATAAACTGCTTAGTTCTGGTGGGAGACAGAATGACCCTTTGAGAAAAAAGACTGAGCAGCCTCCTCTTCATGGCTCTAGTAAACCTATTCTGGGCAATATGGAAGAGAGTGTGAGAGGTTATGACTGGTCTACCCGTGACGCTAAGCAGAACCCAGATCAGGAAAAACTCCAGGCAGAGAGGAGAAATATGTTGCGGGAATTTTGTGCCAACTCCAGCTTCATCTTCCCTACCAAGAATCGTTCATTTGATGACATTCCTAATTATGAATTGAATCACCTAATTGTGGATGACCGCCATGGAATCATTTATTGCTATGTGCCAAAGGTGGCCTGCACCAATTGGAAACGAGTGATGATCGTTTTGAGTGAGAGCCTCCTGGATCAAGGAATCCCATATAAAGACCCCTTAGACATTCCCCGGGAACATGTTCACAACACTAGTACTCATCTCACTTTCAATAAGTTCTGGCGGCGATATGGGAAGTTTTCGCGCCACCTCATGAAGATTAAGCTGAAGAAGTATACTAAATTTTTGTTTGTCCGTGACCCCTTTGTGCGTCTCATCTCAGCCTTTCGGAGCAAGTTTGAGCTGGAGAATGATGAGTTCTACAGGAGATTTGCAGTTCCCATGCTGAAACTGTATTCTAACCACACTAGCCTCCCCACCTCTGTCAGTGAGGCCTTCAGTGCTGGACTGAAGGTCTCATTTCCTGACTTCATCCAGTACTTAATTGACCCACGGACAGAAAAGCTGGCACCCTTCAATGAGCATTGGAGACAGGTGTACCGCCTGTGCCACCCTTGCCAGATTGACTATGACTTTGTGGGGAAGCTAGAGACTCTGGATGAAGATGCAGCCCAACTGCTGCAGCTTCTCAAAGTGGACAAACTGCTTCATTTCCCCCCTAGTTATCGGAACAGGACTGCTAGTAGCTGGGAGGAAGACTGGTTTGCCAAAATCCCTCTAGCCTGGAGACAACAGCTTTATAAGCTTTATGAGGCtgactttgttctctttgggTACCCCAAGCCTGAGAACCTACTTAAAGACTAA